CAAATGCTTTGTTTCCATGGTAACGTGCAAGCTCACCGAAGGGGTCTCACTGAAGAAGCTGTACCTCTTCCTAGTCTTCTTTTCCAGCCTCTAACTGAAATGGAATATCCAGTGGTCGATTATATATGGTTGAAAACAAAATGAGTGAATTATCTATTCCAGCACAAAGCAAGTATTTTGAACCGATATGGTCAACGTGCGTAATGTTCTTACGTTGGAAGATCTTGCTTGGTTAGTTTGGATAAGTAACAATGCAGCATCAGAGTCTCCTTGACGATCTAAGGCTTTCCATATAGTTCAAGACACCAGAGAAGCTGGGAACTTTTCTTGGAGGTCAGACATATGGCTCGCCAAAGCTTTGTGGAGTACCCCATCATCAGAAAGCGCAATCCAAGCACCAAAATCATCAGTAGCACTCGCCGTTCTTCTTGAAGCTGATTTACTTTCAAACCATTTGTGCAAATATGTTTCCTTTAAGAGTCAGATGGTCCAGCCAAGAAAAGGGTAAGCTCATTACGATCATCTTGATCATCTCCGTCCAAACGAACCTGTCTCGGAGTTCCTTTGCTAGCTTCTTTGTGAGACTTCTCTATCTTCACAACCTGAGTCTCCATAGCGAAAGTAAACTCACGATGCATGTCTCGAGTTTTGTCTTTCAAACCATTGTCGTAGCTAGATTGAACATCATTTTGGAACTCATCTAACTACAGAGAAACGATACTAGCAATCAATAAACGTTACACAATAAGACAGTATGAGAGCAGAGAAGGAGATAAAGAATGAAACCTGCCATTTGGTGGTTCCAGAGAGCGTCGTGAAGGTCCCTGTGGAGCTGATCTTACCGACCGAACCTCTTCGCCATCTCCTGAGATTTTTAGAAAATGGAAAGAAGGGAAGCAAAAGAGAATAATCATGGATTTGAATAACTGGAAACAATAAAGTAATAAAAGATTCAAGGAATCGCTTAATCAGAAATCAAAGTGTAAAAAAAGTTAGAAACCATAAAGTAATAATAGGAAATCTCCAATTGATTTGCCAAGACATATCACCTGCGATGTATTCATACACATTCCGAGTGATAGAGAAGGAACCGTTTCCGTTGATAGAAGAGAAGGCAAAACGTCAAGATTGATGATCTACAAAGGAAATCATCACGTGAATTGAAAATCTCGAAGTTCCATAGCTGGTTACAGAGATCGAAGGAGAAGCCTTTTCGATTCAGTGTGGAAGAAGAACAGGAACCCTAAAGTTTGTGCTTTGGTCTTGCTGGCCAAACTCAGAGCCCAACGTAATAACCAACGGAAGCCCATCAACATTTGCGTTTAATGAAACGATGAGTTTCGTTCCTGAGTGACATGTGTCAGCACGTGGGAAATCCCTTATCTATATAAAGTTTCACGCTCAGGTTGAACGACTTAGTAACATGGAAGCTGAGGTAGATAGCCTAAGAGTGAAGAAAACGCTTCTTTATAATAATAGATATCTTAGCCTAAACGTTGTTAGTGCACATTTTTAAATGTAGATATATTACGGATTTGGTCCTAATTTCTGTAAAATAAAACTACTTCATTGTTTTATATAAATAACTCTATTGCTGCAGTTTCCCAACTTGTTGCTTAGATTCAGGTCTCACAATCAAGAAATCAAGAACAGTTAGATCCACAAATTCTACATTTTATTTAATAAGTGAAGTGACCAAAAACGAGATTAGATTCGTTCCTATTCATCCATAATTAATAAAAAAAAAAGACCAAACAAACAAAAATCATATTCCAAGGGTATTTTCGTAAACAAACAAAACCCTCACAAGTCTCGTTTTATAAAACGATTCACGTTCACAAACTCATTCATCATCTCTCTCTCTCTCTCTCTCTCTCCTCTAACCATGGCGGCGGCAACATCGTCTTCTCCGATCTCCTTAACCGCTAAACCTTCTTCCAAATCCCCTCTACCCATTTCCAGATTCTCCCTTCCCTTCTCCTTAACCCCACAGAAAGACTCCTCCCGTCTCCACCGTCCTCTCGCCATCTCCGCCGTTCTCAACTCACCCGTCAATGTCGCACCTCCTTCCCCTGAAAAAATCGACAAGAACAAGACTTTCGTCTCCCGCTACGCTCCCGACGAGCCCCGCAAGGGTGCTGATATCCTCGTCGAAGCCCTCGAGCGTCAAGGCGTCGAAACCGTCTTTGCTTATCCCGGAGGTGCTTCCATGGAGATCCACCAAGCCTTGACTCGCTCCTCCACCATCCGTAACGTCCTTCCCCGTCACGAACAAGGAGGAGTCTTCGCCGCCGAGGGTTACGCTCGTTCCTCCGGCAAACCGGGAATCTGCATAGCCACTTCGGGTCCCGGAGCTACCAACCTCGTCAGCGGGTTAGCAGACGCGATGCTTGACAGTGTTCCTCTTGTCGCCATTACAGGACAGGTCCCTCGCCGGATGATCGGTACTGACGCCTTCCAAGAGACACCAATCGTTGAGGTAACGAGGTCTATTACGAAACATAACTATTTGGTGATGGATGTTGATGACATACCTAGGATCGTTCAAGAAGCTTTCTTTCTAGCTACTTCCGGTAGACCCGGACCGGTTTTGGTTGATGTTCCTAAGGATATTCAGCAGCAGCTTGCGATTCCTAACTGGGATCAACCTATGCGCTTACCTGGCTACATGTCTAGGTTGCCTCAGCCTCCGGAAGTTTCTCAGTTAGGTCAGATCGTTAGGTTGATCTCGGAGTCTAAGAGGCCTGTTTTGTACGTTGGTGGTGGAAGCTTGAACTCGAGTGAAGAACTGGGGAGATTTGTCGAGCTTACTGGGATCCCCGTTGCGAGTACTTTGATGGGGCTTGGCTCTTATCCTTGTAACGATGAGTTGTCCCTGCAGATGCTTGGCATGCACGGGACTGTGTATGCTAACTACGCTGTGGAGCATAGTGATTTGTTGCTGGCGTTTGGTGTTAGGTTTGATGACCGTGTCACGGGAAAGCTCGAGGCTTTCGCTAGCAGGGCTAAAATTGTGCACATAGACATTGATTCTGCTGAGATTGGGAAGAATAAGACACCTCACGTGTCTGTGTGTGGTGATGTAAAGCTGGCTTTGCAAGGGATGAACAAGGTTCTTGAGAACCGAGCGGAGGAGCTCAAGCTTGATTTCGGTGTTTGGAGGAGTGAGTTGAGCGAGCAGAAACAGAAGTTCCCTTTGAGCTTCAAAACGTTTGGAGAAGCCATTCCTCCGCAGTACGCGATTCAGATCCTCGACGAGCTAACCGAAGGGAAGGCAATTATCAGTACTGGTGTTGGACAGCATCAGATGTGGGCGGCGCAGTTTTACAAGTACAGGAAGCCGAGACAGTGGCTGTCGTCATCAGGCCTCGGAGCTATGGGTTTTGGACTTCCTGCTGCGATTGGAGCGTCTGTGGCGAACCCTGATGCGATTGTTGTGGATATTGACGGTGATGGAAGCTTCATAATGAACGTTCAAGAGCTGGCCACAATCCGTGTAGAGAATCTTCCTGTGAAGATACTCTTGTTAAACAACCAGCATCTTGGGATGGTCATGCAATGGGAAGATCGGTTCTACAAAGCTAACAGAGCTCACACTTATCTCGGGGACCCGGCAAGGGAGAACGAGATCTTCCCTAACATGCTGCAGTTTGCAGGAGCTTGCGGGATTCCAGCTGCGAGAGTGACGAAGAAAGAAGAACTCCGAGAAGCTATTCAGACAATGCTGGATACACCAGGACCATACCTGTTGGATGTGATCTGTCCGCACCAAGAACATGTGTTACCGATGATCCCAAGTGGTGGCACTTTCAAAGATGTAATAACAGAAGGGGATGGTCGCACTAAGTACTGAGAGATGAAGCTGGTGATCGATCATATGGTAAAAGACTTAGTTTCAGTTTCCAGTTTCTTTTGTGTGGTAATTTGGGTTTGTCAGTTGTACTACTTTTGGTTGTTCCCAGACTTACTCGCTGTTGTTGTTTTGTTTCCTTTTTCTTTTATATATAAATAAACTGCTTGGGTTTTTTTTTCATATGTTTGGGACTCAATGCAAGGAATGCTACTAGACTGCGATTATCTACTAATCTTGCTAGGAAATGGCACTTTACGTTGGGTGTGATTGTCATGTTCAATGATTCGGATTTAGATTAGGACTTTAATTACAAAGATGCCAGTTTCACGGTGTTCATACCTCATATTTTCAGTTTTGTAGCTACGAGAACGATGAAAGTTCAGATTTCACACACTATATATATGTTTGATCGATGTTGTATGCTCTTAAACATTTCTATCTTTCCTTTTCTCATATTATCCATCACACTCTTTAATATGATGTAAATTGCTTCTTCTCTAAGCTACACCAGTCGTAAGCAACATACGAAGAAGCTTTTTGAAAACATCTTTTATTCTCTCATCACACTTTGTGTATGTGTCAATAACATGTCAACTTCATCTGTGTTGAAATAAACATTCGGTTCATTGTAACAACAATAATTTCTGTCTTTTTTTTTTATCAACACAATAATTTTCTGTCTTACACCTAAGTAACACATGTTCTTTCATTCTCCCCATTTTTATTTAAGTGCGACACTTCAAACCCATTAACAGATCAAACAACCAAATCACATACAGCAGCTTCACATCAGATCAACTTTAACACACCCCTATGTCATCGCATTTCATTCTCTCCCTGCTTAAATGGTCACACTCTTATACAAACCATAATGCCTAGT
This sequence is a window from Brassica oleracea var. oleracea cultivar TO1000 chromosome C1, BOL, whole genome shotgun sequence. Protein-coding genes within it:
- the LOC106310919 gene encoding acetolactate synthase 1, chloroplastic; translation: MAAATSSSPISLTAKPSSKSPLPISRFSLPFSLTPQKDSSRLHRPLAISAVLNSPVNVAPPSPEKIDKNKTFVSRYAPDEPRKGADILVEALERQGVETVFAYPGGASMEIHQALTRSSTIRNVLPRHEQGGVFAAEGYARSSGKPGICIATSGPGATNLVSGLADAMLDSVPLVAITGQVPRRMIGTDAFQETPIVEVTRSITKHNYLVMDVDDIPRIVQEAFFLATSGRPGPVLVDVPKDIQQQLAIPNWDQPMRLPGYMSRLPQPPEVSQLGQIVRLISESKRPVLYVGGGSLNSSEELGRFVELTGIPVASTLMGLGSYPCNDELSLQMLGMHGTVYANYAVEHSDLLLAFGVRFDDRVTGKLEAFASRAKIVHIDIDSAEIGKNKTPHVSVCGDVKLALQGMNKVLENRAEELKLDFGVWRSELSEQKQKFPLSFKTFGEAIPPQYAIQILDELTEGKAIISTGVGQHQMWAAQFYKYRKPRQWLSSSGLGAMGFGLPAAIGASVANPDAIVVDIDGDGSFIMNVQELATIRVENLPVKILLLNNQHLGMVMQWEDRFYKANRAHTYLGDPARENEIFPNMLQFAGACGIPAARVTKKEELREAIQTMLDTPGPYLLDVICPHQEHVLPMIPSGGTFKDVITEGDGRTKY